Proteins from one Clostridium cellulovorans 743B genomic window:
- a CDS encoding recombinase family protein, which translates to MATARAVTVIPAIVGRFTPATSGVVTMKKVAAYARVSTDNDEQLSSFEAQMDYYTRYIKSNTEWSFIEVYTDEGISATSTKKRDGFNRMIADALGGKIDLIITKSVSRFARNTVDTLTTVRQLKEKGVEVYFEKENIYTLDSKGELLITIMSSLAQEESRSISENVTWGQRKRFADGKVSLPYKQFLGYEKGEDGLPKIVEKEAAVIRMIYKMFLEGKTPSGIAKHLTLSKIPTPGGKEIWQASTVSSILKNEKYKGDAILQKSFTIDFLTKKKKINEGEIPQYYVENSHPAIITPEVFDLVQHEIKKRKDAKGYKTSSGCFSGKIVCGKCGSFYGSKVWHSTSKYRRTIWQCNSKFKNNEKCGTPHLYEDKIKQAFVEVFNSIIENKQDILASYEGIIQALTDTTKLDKESFKLQSELEVISEMLKKCVEENAHSALNQDEYEERYKALAERYENIKKGLEEIDEKRLERSAKHESSIAFIKELEQRESLIIEFDENLWTGTIEKIIVNTKEQITFVFKDGMEIEWNI; encoded by the coding sequence TTGGCTACAGCAAGAGCAGTAACAGTAATACCAGCAATAGTTGGACGATTTACACCAGCAACTTCAGGAGTGGTTACCATGAAAAAGGTAGCTGCTTATGCGAGAGTTTCTACAGATAACGATGAACAGCTTTCAAGTTTTGAGGCTCAAATGGATTACTACACAAGGTACATTAAATCAAACACTGAGTGGTCTTTTATTGAGGTATATACAGACGAGGGCATTTCAGCAACTAGTACAAAGAAACGTGATGGTTTTAATAGAATGATTGCAGATGCACTAGGTGGAAAGATTGACCTTATAATAACAAAGTCCGTTAGTAGGTTCGCGAGGAATACCGTAGATACACTCACAACAGTAAGGCAGCTTAAAGAAAAAGGTGTTGAAGTATATTTCGAGAAAGAAAATATCTATACTTTGGATAGTAAGGGAGAATTATTAATTACGATAATGAGCTCCTTGGCACAGGAAGAAAGTAGGTCAATCAGTGAGAATGTTACTTGGGGACAAAGAAAAAGATTTGCAGATGGAAAAGTAAGTCTTCCGTACAAACAATTCCTTGGCTATGAAAAGGGTGAAGATGGATTACCTAAAATTGTAGAAAAAGAAGCTGCAGTTATAAGGATGATTTATAAAATGTTTCTTGAAGGAAAAACTCCATCAGGAATTGCGAAGCATTTAACTTTAAGCAAGATTCCAACACCAGGAGGAAAAGAGATTTGGCAAGCTAGTACGGTATCTAGTATTCTTAAGAACGAAAAGTATAAAGGGGATGCTATTCTTCAAAAGAGTTTTACTATTGATTTTCTAACAAAGAAAAAGAAAATTAATGAAGGAGAAATTCCACAGTATTATGTAGAAAATAGCCATCCTGCAATAATTACTCCTGAAGTGTTTGATTTAGTCCAGCATGAGATTAAAAAGCGAAAGGATGCAAAAGGATATAAAACAAGTAGTGGGTGCTTTTCAGGAAAGATTGTTTGTGGCAAGTGTGGAAGCTTTTACGGTAGCAAGGTATGGCATTCCACAAGTAAATATAGAAGAACTATTTGGCAATGTAATTCTAAGTTTAAAAATAATGAGAAGTGTGGTACGCCTCATCTCTATGAGGATAAGATAAAACAAGCTTTTGTTGAAGTCTTTAATAGCATAATTGAAAATAAACAAGATATTTTAGCAAGCTATGAAGGAATAATACAAGCCTTAACAGATACCACAAAGCTAGATAAGGAAAGCTTTAAGCTTCAAAGTGAGTTAGAGGTTATTTCTGAAATGCTTAAAAAATGTGTTGAGGAGAATGCCCACAGTGCATTAAACCAAGATGAGTATGAAGAACGATACAAGGCTTTAGCAGAAAGATATGAGAATATCAAAAAAGGTCTTGAAGAGATTGATGAAAAGAGACTGGAGAGAAGTGCTAAGCATGAAAGTAGTATAGCTTTTATAAAAGAACTTGAGCAAAGAGAAAGCTTAATTATAGAATTTGATGAGAATCTTTGGACAGGTACTATTGAAAAAATAATCGTAAATACTAAAGAACAAATAACTTTTGTATTTAAGGATGGTATGGAAATAGAATGGAATATTTAA
- a CDS encoding caspase family protein — protein sequence MERIACCIGINNYNAWDQLNNPINDMELIAQSLEYANFSVKEHMDLCMEELRNVIYEFKRELYNAKVGLLYFAGHGVEVSGKQYIIPKDAKKPESEYIDYDTLKTYYDITPIINEMNREKDFISIIIMDCCRKELIVLDQGKIRGNSNKTIFNGKQGTFISYSTSPGSVAKDGRGENGPFTKILAETIQNERIKIEDIFKKVRKELYSQFQFGQIPWEHSSLIGDFYFIHPEKYNSSEKIKKLSDAIHELYDGNFNYVEMMSQIDSIYKNINNYEVENTNNLLKNINTFAQYIFDTMTRMHLDKLKRGNVR from the coding sequence ATGGAAAGAATAGCTTGTTGTATTGGAATAAATAATTATAATGCTTGGGATCAATTAAACAATCCTATTAATGATATGGAATTAATAGCTCAATCTTTAGAGTATGCTAACTTTTCGGTTAAAGAGCATATGGATTTATGTATGGAAGAATTAAGAAATGTAATTTATGAATTTAAAAGAGAATTATATAATGCAAAGGTTGGATTGTTATATTTTGCTGGCCACGGTGTTGAAGTTTCAGGTAAGCAATATATAATTCCAAAGGATGCAAAAAAACCAGAAAGCGAATATATTGATTATGATACTTTAAAAACATATTATGATATTACTCCTATAATTAATGAGATGAATAGAGAAAAAGATTTTATTAGTATTATAATTATGGATTGTTGTAGAAAAGAACTTATAGTATTAGATCAAGGGAAAATAAGAGGTAATTCAAATAAGACAATTTTTAATGGAAAACAAGGTACATTTATATCTTATTCAACATCTCCAGGATCTGTAGCTAAAGATGGAAGAGGTGAAAATGGGCCGTTTACTAAAATATTAGCAGAAACGATTCAGAATGAACGTATAAAGATAGAAGATATTTTTAAAAAAGTAAGAAAGGAACTATATAGTCAATTTCAATTTGGACAGATTCCTTGGGAGCATTCATCATTAATAGGAGATTTTTATTTCATACATCCTGAAAAATATAATTCGAGTGAAAAAATAAAAAAGTTATCAGATGCAATTCATGAATTATATGATGGCAATTTTAATTATGTTGAAATGATGAGCCAAATTGATTCAATTTATAAAAATATTAACAACTATGAAGTTGAAAACACCAATAATCTACTAAAAAATATCAACACTTTTGCACAGTATATATTTGATACTATGACACGCATGCATTTAGATAAATTGAAAAGAGGTAATGTAAGATGA
- a CDS encoding transposase, with translation MGYIVGQNRGQVTAFPETIDEYISDNNPVRVIDVFIENLDLEKAAFAKTNPFREGRPAYNPKDLLKLYIYGYFNKIRSSRKLMIECRRNVELMWLLKKLAPDFRTISDFRKDNAKALKNVFKAFVKLCLEMNLYSKELIAIDGSKFKAVNAKDKNYTASKLNDRLKWIDENIAEFMKEMDKCDKEDGNSTEYTKEQLENKIQKLNTRKDLYNSYLQEMKENDVTQKSITDPESRLMKNNGKLDVCYNVQTAVDSKSHLIADFAVTNNCNDIGLLVPMAEVAKKAMEVETLEVVADKGYRKQADILESLKNGIIPNVHLLDNKENYSFDIDYKENQITDEIRNSNSSKDIQKCLESGIIPKAYEYYKISVEIIEPGEYIISEEVIEKEPVENNTESIEKVIIEVNENFIRDRQTNVVTCPMGNILKQKAIVKGKVRYANKLACRNCKCKCTIAAFKVVEFPENKDTVKSKFFAGKKTITIEKSEPKISAKKKSSKTICFSTRKVRIIFVPDKKKLRMRRSIVEHPFGTIKRWCDSSYLLLKGNMKTTAELSLSFLAYNMKRAINMIGVNDLISKMQAT, from the coding sequence ATGGGATATATAGTAGGTCAAAATAGAGGACAAGTAACAGCATTTCCAGAAACAATAGATGAATACATTAGTGATAATAATCCAGTGCGTGTTATTGATGTTTTTATCGAGAACTTAGATTTAGAAAAAGCTGCGTTTGCTAAAACAAATCCTTTTAGAGAAGGAAGACCTGCCTACAATCCAAAAGATTTGCTTAAGTTGTATATCTATGGTTACTTTAATAAAATTCGTTCTTCAAGAAAGTTAATGATTGAATGCCGTAGAAATGTTGAATTAATGTGGCTTTTAAAAAAGCTTGCTCCTGATTTTAGAACTATATCAGATTTTAGGAAAGATAACGCAAAAGCTCTTAAAAATGTATTTAAGGCTTTCGTTAAACTATGCCTAGAAATGAATTTATATTCTAAAGAACTTATTGCTATTGATGGAAGTAAGTTTAAAGCAGTCAATGCAAAAGATAAGAATTATACTGCTTCAAAACTTAATGATCGATTGAAATGGATAGATGAAAATATAGCTGAATTTATGAAAGAAATGGATAAATGTGATAAAGAGGATGGAAATAGCACAGAATATACAAAAGAGCAGCTAGAAAATAAAATTCAGAAATTAAACACAAGGAAAGATTTGTACAATTCTTATCTCCAAGAAATGAAAGAAAATGATGTTACTCAAAAATCTATAACAGATCCAGAATCAAGACTTATGAAAAACAATGGTAAGTTAGATGTTTGCTATAATGTACAAACAGCAGTAGATAGTAAAAGCCATCTTATAGCTGATTTTGCAGTTACAAATAATTGTAACGATATTGGTCTTCTTGTTCCTATGGCTGAAGTTGCAAAGAAAGCTATGGAGGTTGAAACTTTAGAAGTAGTTGCTGATAAAGGATATAGGAAGCAAGCAGATATTTTAGAAAGCTTAAAGAATGGTATAATACCCAATGTTCATCTATTAGATAATAAAGAAAATTATAGTTTTGATATAGATTATAAAGAAAATCAGATTACAGATGAAATAAGAAATTCAAACTCATCTAAGGATATTCAAAAATGCTTAGAAAGTGGCATAATTCCAAAAGCATATGAATACTACAAAATATCGGTGGAGATTATAGAGCCTGGTGAATATATCATTAGTGAAGAAGTTATAGAAAAAGAGCCAGTAGAGAACAATACTGAAAGCATTGAAAAAGTTATTATCGAAGTTAATGAGAACTTCATTCGAGATAGACAAACCAATGTAGTAACTTGTCCAATGGGGAATATATTAAAACAAAAGGCAATCGTAAAAGGTAAAGTAAGATATGCAAACAAATTAGCTTGCCGTAATTGTAAATGCAAATGTACAATAGCAGCTTTTAAAGTAGTGGAATTCCCTGAAAACAAAGATACTGTAAAATCTAAATTCTTTGCTGGTAAGAAAACTATTACTATAGAGAAATCTGAGCCTAAAATTTCAGCAAAGAAAAAATCAAGTAAAACTATTTGTTTTTCTACAAGAAAAGTAAGAATAATATTTGTACCAGATAAAAAGAAATTACGAATGCGAAGATCTATTGTGGAGCATCCGTTTGGTACAATAAAACGATGGTGCGATAGTTCATATTTGCTATTAAAAGGAAATATGAAAACTACCGCTGAGTTGTCATTGTCATTTTTAGCCTATAATATGAAACGTGCAATAAATATGATAGGGGTAAATGATTTAATATCAAAAATGCAGGCTACATAA
- a CDS encoding IS3 family transposase, which translates to MKKSHQHSGKITEALYLEVSEKTEAAMKENRQVSVSGMLKILGVSRSGYRAWQKHMPSDTQKRKEAVKVKIKDIYDDSKQNYGAPKIAKKLQQDGEIISQRTVGKYMEELGIKAQWIKPWTVTTKDSDFSNELQNILDEQFNPERPNAVWCSDITYIWTTDGFVYLTSIMDLYSRKIIAWTLSKTLEAACVIETINKAKARRNTEQPLILHSDRGSQYVSNEYRKATETMQLSYSKKAFPWDNACIESFHSLIKREWLNRFKICNYRQSYRLVFEYIEAFYNTQRIHSHCDYMSPDDFEKLYEKAKKEGMLLAS; encoded by the coding sequence ATTAAAAAAAGCCATCAGCATTCTGGGAAAATAACAGAAGCTCTTTACCTAGAAGTTTCTGAAAAGACGGAAGCTGCCATGAAAGAAAACCGCCAGGTTTCCGTCTCTGGAATGCTGAAAATATTGGGTGTTTCACGGTCTGGTTATCGTGCATGGCAGAAACATATGCCTTCTGATACGCAAAAACGTAAGGAGGCTGTTAAAGTAAAAATTAAGGATATTTACGATGATTCCAAACAAAACTATGGTGCACCCAAAATTGCAAAAAAGCTACAACAAGATGGAGAAATCATTTCTCAGCGTACTGTTGGCAAGTATATGGAAGAACTAGGAATCAAGGCTCAATGGATCAAACCTTGGACAGTAACAACCAAAGATTCTGATTTCAGTAATGAACTTCAAAATATTCTTGATGAACAATTTAACCCTGAACGCCCAAATGCCGTGTGGTGTAGTGATATCACTTATATTTGGACAACAGACGGGTTTGTTTATCTAACCAGCATTATGGATTTATATTCAAGGAAAATCATCGCATGGACGCTTTCAAAAACTCTGGAAGCAGCATGTGTAATAGAAACAATAAACAAAGCCAAAGCAAGACGAAATACTGAGCAACCACTTATCTTGCATAGTGATCGAGGAAGTCAATACGTTTCAAATGAATACCGAAAAGCTACTGAAACAATGCAACTAAGCTATTCTAAGAAAGCCTTTCCATGGGATAATGCTTGCATCGAATCCTTTCATTCCTTAATCAAAAGAGAATGGTTGAATAGATTCAAAATCTGTAATTACAGACAATCATATCGTCTAGTATTCGAATATATTGAAGCCTTCTATAATACACAACGTATTCACAGTCATTGCGACTATATGTCGCCAGATGATTTTGAAAAGCTGTATGAAAAAGCAAAAAAGGAAGGAATGCTATTGGCGAGTTAA
- a CDS encoding transposase, with translation MAKHLDKQFKIDAIQYYQDHKELGLVGCAKNLGISQQTLSRWQKELRETGDIESRGSGNYSSDEAKEIARLKRELRDTQDALDVLKKAISILGK, from the coding sequence ATGGCAAAACATTTAGACAAACAGTTTAAGATTGATGCAATTCAATATTATCAAGATCACAAAGAATTAGGACTAGTGGGGTGTGCTAAGAATCTTGGCATTAGTCAGCAAACTCTTTCCAGATGGCAGAAAGAACTGCGAGAAACTGGCGATATAGAAAGTCGTGGATCTGGCAATTATTCTTCCGATGAGGCAAAAGAAATTGCTCGTTTAAAACGTGAATTACGTGATACTCAGGATGCTCTTGATGTATTAAAAAAAGCCATCAGCATTCTGGGAAAATAA